The following proteins come from a genomic window of Ignavibacteriales bacterium:
- a CDS encoding integration host factor subunit beta, protein MTKADIVEKVASGTGLTKLETEAIVEGFLNTVIGALRDGRGIEIRGFGSYRVKKKKARYARNPRTGEKVYVGDHYVPMFKFSKDFKSAVDAGMKEMDLKTTKE, encoded by the coding sequence ATGACCAAGGCAGATATTGTCGAAAAAGTTGCTTCCGGAACCGGATTAACGAAGTTAGAAACCGAAGCAATTGTTGAAGGTTTTTTAAATACCGTTATTGGTGCTTTGCGTGATGGTCGTGGAATTGAAATTCGTGGGTTTGGCAGTTATCGTGTAAAAAAGAAAAAAGCTCGCTATGCCCGTAATCCAAGAACTGGGGAAAAAGTTTATGTCGGAGATCATTATGTCCCGATGTTCAAGTTTTCCAAAGACTTTAAGTCTGCAGTAGATGCCGGAATGAAAGAAATGGATTTGAAAACCACCAAGGAATGA
- a CDS encoding AraC family transcriptional regulator: protein MKPKNVLYIKNMVCNRCIKVVKEELEKLGVAIKNISLGEVETEQSMEALPLDKIKEVLEKNGFELIENKKAKAVEKIKNFLIKTIYENEKIISENHKYSLLIEKELGLDYNYLSSLFSSQESITIEQYIILQKIERAKELLKYGELTLSEIAYRLGYSSVQHLSNQFKKVTGFTASQFRSLTKNMRKPLDKIS, encoded by the coding sequence ATGAAACCAAAGAACGTTTTATATATCAAGAACATGGTTTGCAACCGATGTATTAAGGTTGTTAAGGAAGAGTTGGAAAAGCTTGGCGTAGCTATAAAAAATATCTCGCTAGGAGAAGTTGAGACAGAGCAATCCATGGAAGCATTACCGTTAGATAAGATAAAAGAAGTTTTAGAAAAAAACGGTTTTGAACTTATCGAAAACAAAAAAGCAAAAGCGGTTGAAAAGATTAAAAATTTCTTGATCAAAACGATTTACGAAAACGAAAAGATCATAAGTGAAAATCATAAATATTCGCTGCTTATTGAGAAGGAACTTGGGCTCGATTATAATTATCTGAGCAGTTTATTTTCTTCTCAAGAAAGTATTACAATTGAACAATATATTATTCTGCAAAAAATTGAGCGGGCAAAAGAACTTCTGAAATATGGGGAACTAACTCTTAGCGAGATTGCCTATAGATTAGGATACAGCAGCGTTCAGCACCTTTCCAATCAATTCAAAAAGGTTACCGGATTCACCGCCAGCCAATTTAGATCTCTTACAAAAAATATGCGCAAACCGTTAGACAAAATAAGTTAA
- a CDS encoding cation transporter: MTTQEFKIEGMSCGHCVMAVKKELSKLNLISAEVEIGSAKVHFDETKVNSSTIENAITEAGYKVVK, encoded by the coding sequence ATGACGACACAAGAATTCAAAATAGAAGGCATGAGTTGCGGTCATTGCGTAATGGCTGTAAAGAAAGAACTTTCAAAATTAAATTTGATCTCTGCTGAAGTTGAGATTGGTTCGGCCAAAGTACATTTTGACGAGACAAAAGTAAATTCATCAACAATTGAGAACGCCATTACCGAAGCAGGCTATAAGGTCGTAAAATAG
- a CDS encoding heavy metal translocating P-type ATPase has product MKQINLPVEGMTCASCVTRVEKIISKFEGVKNVNVNLATERVSFDVEKDDFNLDSVAEAVQDYGYKLKLESPANPKSQSESDASSISEKDEYFAEIKKDFLLALILTLPVFAISMLMDYSFFKNIWPFSVDSTHKILLILITPVIFISGKRFYKIFWTNLKHFSAEMNSLVAIGTGAAYGYSTVATLFPDVISIHGGLPHVYFETAGVIITLILMGKLLEHNAKRKTNTAIKKLIELKPKSARILIGEKETEIKISDLQVGNIVVIKPGDKIPADGIIVWGSSAIDEAMITGESIPAEKIIGSKVISGTINKNGAFNFRVTEIGNNTVLAQIIRLVEQAQSSKPPIQKLVDKIAAVFVPVVVLIAIITFTVWMFIGVHNPFSVALINFVAVLIIACPCALGLATPTAIIVGSGLGASNGILIRNGESLEIAQKITTVIFDKTGTLTEGKPAVTEIVTFNISENELLQLSASLESNSGHPLAIAVVEAAKSKNISFSKPGSFQNLSGFGLTGIVNEHALLIGNLNLMSEYSIKSEIVKEQFDKLSTGGRTVIYIAIDGELKGMIAVEDKLKESSVNAIKELNRMKIKTVMLTGDNYKTAETIANKIGISEFRAEVLPAGKADIVKEYQNKGEVVAMVGDGINDSPALAQADVGIAIGTGTDVAIETAQITLVQGNLLSVSKAINLSRHTISTIKQNLFWAFIYNTVGIPLAALGMLNPMIGALAMSLSSVSVVSNSLRLKRVKI; this is encoded by the coding sequence ATGAAACAGATCAATCTTCCCGTTGAGGGAATGACGTGTGCCAGTTGTGTTACGCGGGTTGAAAAAATAATTAGCAAGTTCGAGGGCGTTAAAAATGTAAACGTAAATCTTGCTACGGAACGAGTTTCATTCGATGTGGAAAAAGATGATTTTAATCTTGATTCTGTTGCAGAGGCGGTTCAAGATTACGGCTACAAATTAAAATTGGAATCTCCTGCCAATCCAAAATCGCAATCAGAGAGTGATGCATCATCAATTTCAGAAAAGGATGAATACTTTGCCGAAATCAAAAAAGATTTTCTTCTTGCTCTTATTCTGACGCTTCCCGTTTTTGCCATCAGCATGTTGATGGATTATTCTTTCTTCAAAAACATTTGGCCCTTCTCTGTAGACAGCACTCATAAGATATTATTAATATTGATAACGCCGGTAATATTCATCAGCGGAAAAAGATTTTATAAAATATTCTGGACTAACCTCAAGCATTTTTCTGCAGAGATGAATTCTCTTGTCGCAATTGGAACGGGCGCAGCATACGGCTACAGTACAGTTGCAACTCTATTCCCGGATGTTATCTCAATTCATGGTGGACTTCCGCATGTTTATTTTGAAACTGCCGGTGTTATTATTACTCTCATTCTGATGGGAAAACTACTTGAGCATAACGCCAAAAGGAAAACCAATACTGCAATAAAAAAATTAATTGAGCTCAAACCGAAAAGCGCAAGAATCTTGATCGGTGAAAAAGAAACCGAAATAAAGATTTCCGACCTGCAAGTTGGAAATATTGTTGTAATCAAACCGGGAGATAAAATTCCAGCAGATGGAATAATTGTCTGGGGCAGTTCCGCAATCGACGAAGCAATGATCACCGGTGAAAGCATTCCAGCCGAAAAAATTATCGGTTCAAAAGTTATTAGCGGTACAATCAACAAAAACGGTGCATTCAATTTTAGAGTTACTGAAATCGGGAATAATACAGTTCTGGCTCAAATCATACGGCTCGTAGAACAAGCGCAATCATCTAAACCGCCAATACAAAAATTAGTCGATAAGATTGCTGCTGTTTTTGTTCCGGTTGTTGTTCTAATCGCAATCATCACATTTACAGTTTGGATGTTTATCGGCGTACATAATCCGTTTAGTGTTGCTTTAATTAATTTTGTTGCCGTTTTAATTATTGCTTGTCCGTGCGCGCTTGGACTTGCAACACCCACAGCTATAATAGTTGGAAGCGGACTAGGTGCGTCAAATGGAATATTAATTCGCAACGGAGAGAGTTTAGAGATCGCGCAAAAAATTACGACTGTCATCTTCGATAAAACCGGGACACTTACAGAAGGCAAACCGGCAGTTACTGAAATTGTGACTTTTAATATTTCCGAAAATGAATTGCTTCAACTTAGCGCTTCACTCGAATCTAATTCCGGGCATCCATTGGCGATTGCGGTTGTTGAAGCGGCTAAATCGAAAAATATTTCTTTCTCGAAGCCGGGATCATTTCAAAATTTATCAGGATTTGGTTTAACGGGAATTGTGAATGAACATGCCCTTTTAATCGGAAACTTGAACCTGATGAGCGAGTATTCAATCAAATCAGAAATTGTGAAAGAGCAGTTTGATAAATTAAGTACAGGTGGCAGAACAGTTATTTACATTGCGATTGATGGTGAACTTAAAGGAATGATTGCTGTTGAGGATAAACTGAAAGAGAGTTCCGTTAATGCAATAAAAGAATTAAACCGAATGAAAATAAAGACAGTAATGCTCACTGGTGATAATTATAAAACCGCAGAGACAATCGCTAATAAAATAGGAATTTCGGAATTCCGTGCGGAAGTACTACCGGCGGGCAAAGCTGATATTGTTAAAGAATATCAGAATAAAGGAGAAGTCGTTGCGATGGTCGGTGACGGGATAAATGATTCTCCCGCACTCGCTCAAGCTGATGTGGGAATTGCCATCGGCACCGGAACCGATGTTGCAATAGAGACCGCACAGATTACTTTGGTGCAAGGCAATTTATTAAGCGTATCAAAAGCAATTAATCTTTCGCGGCATACAATCAGTACAATAAAGCAAAATTTATTCTGGGCTTTTATTTATAATACGGTTGGAATTCCGCTTGCGGCACTTGGAATGCTTAATCCCATGATCGGCGCACTTGCAATGTCCCTTAGTTCCGTTTCGGTCGTAAGCAATTCATTACGATTGAAAAGAGTAAAAATATAA
- a CDS encoding cupin domain-containing protein: MKNYELQTNPFIVPTTDGKLIEEHYGKASIDIGDYSFAHMIAPAGWSEPFQVPEFDEITFIFSGKKKFEVDGDEIILEKNQSICVKKGSRVRYSNPFDQPCEYVSVCVPAFTIDRVKREE, from the coding sequence ATGAAAAACTACGAACTCCAAACAAACCCTTTTATCGTTCCTACCACCGACGGCAAACTGATCGAAGAACATTATGGCAAAGCAAGCATTGATATTGGAGATTACAGCTTCGCTCACATGATCGCACCTGCGGGGTGGTCCGAACCATTCCAAGTTCCGGAGTTTGACGAGATCACTTTTATCTTCAGCGGAAAGAAAAAATTTGAAGTCGACGGAGATGAAATTATTCTGGAAAAGAATCAGTCAATTTGTGTGAAGAAAGGAAGCCGTGTACGCTACTCAAATCCCTTCGATCAGCCGTGCGAATATGTTTCGGTTTGTGTTCCGGCATTTACGATTGATAGAGTTAAGAGAGAAGAATAA
- a CDS encoding guanosine monophosphate reductase gives MKIYSKHELNNYSLSLTYDDISLIPTEVSRVKTRSEVNIKSNFLGKDLAVPVVSSPMDTVTGIAMAKELSASGCIGIVNRFDSSLNELFTNGSVAEGIQAVSVSLNAEDDLLEKIAANNLIVCIDTANANNANVLQKCEEIKKRYKVKVIVGNIAHGGTLKQLVDAGADAVRIGIGGGSMCTTSIQTGIGIGQVSSLIDTYFVREEQKLNIALIADGGIKSPGDVAKALSAGADAVMLGRMLAGTKETPGEVIKYSDQLWKKYRGSASFGVKMKGEFIEGEETMVPYKGAVKSVINAISDGLKSAMSYLNCESLSELKEKDSFAVLSTSSYLERLPRK, from the coding sequence ATGAAAATTTATTCTAAACATGAATTGAACAACTACTCACTCTCGCTTACTTATGATGATATAAGTCTTATTCCTACAGAAGTGTCGCGTGTTAAAACGAGATCCGAAGTAAATATAAAATCCAATTTTTTAGGCAAAGATTTAGCAGTTCCGGTCGTTTCAAGTCCGATGGATACGGTAACAGGAATAGCAATGGCTAAAGAGCTTTCTGCTTCCGGATGTATTGGAATTGTCAACAGATTTGATTCCTCACTAAATGAATTATTTACAAATGGAAGTGTAGCCGAAGGCATTCAAGCTGTTTCCGTCAGTTTGAACGCCGAAGATGATTTGTTGGAAAAAATTGCAGCGAACAATTTGATAGTATGCATTGATACGGCTAACGCAAACAATGCCAACGTACTTCAAAAATGCGAAGAGATTAAGAAGAGATACAAAGTGAAAGTGATTGTCGGAAATATTGCTCACGGCGGAACACTTAAACAATTAGTTGATGCCGGAGCGGATGCAGTCCGGATCGGAATCGGCGGCGGAAGCATGTGCACAACATCGATTCAAACTGGAATTGGAATCGGACAAGTATCATCATTGATCGATACATACTTTGTACGTGAAGAACAGAAATTGAATATTGCGTTAATTGCCGACGGCGGAATTAAATCTCCAGGTGATGTAGCAAAAGCGCTTTCGGCGGGTGCGGATGCAGTTATGCTTGGAAGAATGCTAGCCGGCACTAAAGAAACTCCCGGCGAGGTAATTAAATACAGCGATCAGCTCTGGAAAAAATATCGCGGCTCCGCATCGTTTGGTGTTAAAATGAAAGGGGAGTTTATTGAAGGTGAAGAAACTATGGTTCCATACAAAGGTGCAGTAAAAAGTGTTATCAACGCAATATCCGACGGATTGAAAAGTGCTATGAGCTATTTGAATTGTGAATCGCTGAGTGAATTAAAAGAGAAAGACTCATTTGCGGTGTTGAGTACAAGTTCCTATCTGGAACGCTTGCCGAGGAAATAA
- a CDS encoding MFS transporter, translated as MPQQTNTQSKTGWKFPNDFWIANVMELFERAAYYSFFIVLTLYLTNIVGFSDKETGVIAGIFYAGIFFLTPFMGAMADKIGFRNGMLLTFTFLSIGYFSLAMLHTKVVVLFFLVIVMLGGSFIKPLITGTVAKTTTEENRARGYSLFYWVVNIGAFAGKTFVPFVRQGLGLENVYFFSSAMALIALLFTFLFYKPKNFSGERKSIRQIARTLLKVVRTPRLIILILIVSGFWITQGQLYASMPKYVIRLLGESAKPEWLANVNPLFVVLFVVLVTQLMRKKKAVTSIFVGMLLMPFSAFAMSLGQSFEGGFAHQISIFGLFSLHPLTLMMIIGIAIQGLAECFISPRYLEYFSLQAPKGEEGLYLGFSHLYNFVSSLAGFIMSGFLLDAYCPDPKTLPAGLTEVQRAAYYSNASHIWYYFLAIGFVAAVALFVFKYVTEKIDKKKALQS; from the coding sequence ATGCCTCAACAAACAAACACCCAATCAAAAACCGGCTGGAAATTTCCGAATGATTTTTGGATCGCAAATGTGATGGAGCTCTTCGAGAGAGCCGCTTACTACAGTTTTTTCATTGTACTTACTTTGTATTTGACAAACATTGTGGGATTTTCCGACAAAGAAACGGGAGTTATAGCCGGAATTTTTTATGCAGGAATCTTTTTTCTTACTCCATTCATGGGCGCCATGGCAGATAAGATCGGCTTTCGAAACGGAATGTTACTAACTTTTACTTTTTTATCTATAGGCTATTTCTCACTAGCAATGCTTCATACAAAAGTTGTAGTACTTTTCTTTTTAGTGATAGTAATGCTTGGAGGTTCATTTATAAAGCCGCTGATTACCGGAACAGTTGCTAAAACTACTACCGAGGAAAATCGTGCGCGAGGTTATTCTCTTTTTTATTGGGTCGTAAATATCGGTGCATTTGCTGGAAAAACATTTGTTCCATTTGTAAGGCAAGGACTTGGTTTAGAAAATGTTTATTTCTTTTCTTCCGCAATGGCTCTTATTGCGCTCCTCTTTACTTTCCTTTTCTACAAGCCGAAAAATTTCTCCGGCGAAAGAAAAAGTATCAGACAAATTGCCCGAACACTTTTAAAAGTTGTCCGAACTCCGCGACTAATAATCTTAATATTAATCGTCTCGGGATTCTGGATTACGCAAGGTCAGCTTTACGCCTCGATGCCTAAATATGTGATCCGTCTATTAGGTGAAAGCGCCAAACCAGAATGGCTCGCAAATGTAAATCCCCTTTTTGTTGTTCTTTTTGTTGTACTCGTAACTCAATTAATGAGAAAGAAAAAAGCAGTTACATCAATTTTTGTCGGAATGTTGTTAATGCCCTTTTCGGCATTTGCGATGTCGTTGGGGCAGAGTTTTGAAGGCGGATTTGCACATCAGATTTCTATCTTTGGATTATTCTCTCTTCATCCATTAACACTGATGATGATTATCGGAATTGCCATTCAAGGATTGGCTGAATGTTTTATCTCGCCGCGTTATCTTGAATATTTTTCTTTGCAAGCTCCGAAAGGTGAAGAAGGCTTATATCTCGGCTTCAGTCATTTATATAATTTTGTTTCATCATTAGCCGGTTTTATAATGAGCGGATTTTTATTGGATGCTTACTGCCCGGATCCGAAAACATTACCCGCCGGATTGACGGAAGTTCAACGTGCGGCATATTATTCAAACGCAAGTCATATCTGGTATTACTTTCTAGCAATTGGATTTGTTGCAGCGGTTGCACTCTTTGTTTTTAAATATGTAACGGAAAAGATTGACAAAAAGAAAGCTCTGCAAAGTTGA
- a CDS encoding N-acetylmuramoyl-L-alanine amidase, with the protein MRKIIFITIPAILLLLLVYACSSSPVIPLYEYPPDWKDKATREKTIADYSKYLSGRKIFLDPGHGGEDRKNKNKDGSVIEADVNLRVALNLKKYLEEAGAQVFISREIDKTVALALRSELANQSGAEIFISIHHNAPSKVEDDYTNYTAVYYHAKQTDYEYEPCNHDLARYIERDLSYVMRNPGGLGSFDGTYSDYNIYPGEGFSVLRKTNIPAVLVECAFHTSHFEELRLNNEEFNQIQAWGIFRGVAKYLRAGKPEINILADSSKIENNLLKVSLMLTDSSGIDPRSIQVFFNKEEKEFSFDKLSGIVNVKIDLPIPGEYALKVVAANKNGNYSFPFHKKIIVSDLLEPEIID; encoded by the coding sequence ATGCGTAAAATTATTTTCATAACCATTCCGGCAATTTTATTGTTGCTTCTAGTATATGCTTGTTCATCTTCACCGGTTATTCCACTTTACGAATATCCGCCCGATTGGAAAGACAAAGCGACTCGTGAAAAAACTATTGCAGATTACTCAAAATATCTTTCCGGCAGAAAAATCTTTTTAGATCCCGGGCACGGTGGAGAAGACCGGAAGAATAAAAATAAGGACGGAAGTGTAATTGAAGCCGATGTAAATTTGCGTGTTGCACTAAACTTGAAAAAATATCTTGAAGAAGCCGGAGCGCAAGTTTTTATTTCGCGCGAGATTGATAAAACTGTTGCACTTGCACTTCGATCTGAACTCGCGAATCAAAGCGGTGCGGAAATATTTATAAGCATTCACCATAACGCACCCTCAAAAGTTGAAGATGATTACACGAATTATACTGCAGTTTACTATCATGCGAAACAAACTGACTATGAATACGAGCCGTGCAATCATGATTTAGCCCGTTATATTGAACGTGATCTTTCATATGTGATGAGAAATCCGGGAGGACTCGGTTCGTTCGACGGAACATATTCCGATTATAATATTTATCCCGGTGAAGGATTTTCTGTGCTTCGCAAAACAAACATACCGGCAGTTTTAGTTGAGTGCGCGTTTCATACAAGTCATTTTGAAGAACTTCGTCTTAATAATGAAGAGTTCAACCAAATTCAAGCCTGGGGAATTTTTAGAGGAGTTGCAAAATATTTGCGTGCAGGTAAACCGGAAATAAATATTCTTGCCGATAGTTCGAAAATTGAGAACAATTTATTAAAGGTGTCATTAATGCTTACAGATTCTTCCGGTATCGATCCGAGGTCAATTCAAGTCTTCTTCAATAAAGAAGAAAAAGAATTTTCTTTTGATAAATTATCCGGCATTGTAAATGTCAAAATTGATTTACCAATTCCGGGCGAATATGCTCTTAAAGTAGTTGCCGCAAATAAAAATGGGAACTATTCGTTCCCATTCCATAAAAAAATTATTGTAAGTGACCTTCTTGAACCGGAAATTATTGATTGA
- a CDS encoding UvrD-helicase domain-containing protein produces the protein MHQLTPQQKEAINYKTHISLAANAGSGKTFVLSKRFVEIFLNEEIDLSSIVAITFTDKSAGELSKKIASEVDERIVSETGVQKRRKLESLRRQLVSANISTIHSFCINILREFSPEAGIDANFNPIDQNTSSELIELSVEETINSLIENKEYSGELKYLIRFFGSKKIFTQQLENSINKRRIIEQLNDSFYLKDENEIAGLFKQKFQNEFKELFSSQIINGLNIIGIINEFVLRQKSNNETALAILEQLSKYSKEKILAGQLAILSSIKNLLLTKTDGKLRNRGYLSKNRDELEKEIAEVESLLADLNDFLSLEKTEEAEKELANFGKAFIKIHLYMKSLYTQKKKQKGFLDFEDILLFTQKILLRDEVRKYLSDKFKYIMIDEYQDTNELQYEIFMPILDHLKSGNLFVVGDEKQSIYMFRNAEPEVFERTKEEINLPENKGQILSLPHSFRMSPQLVLFTNLLFKNLFKNPNPHFNDVAQSSLICAKDETEKGNVEFLLADEDSDVTESELTANKILQLASLKTDSAIAFKEIAVLCRKRDSFAELEKSFVKHGIPFTIVGGKGFYQRQTIYDIYNYLAFLLNKEDDAALVGLLRSPFFSLSDLQLYKISLENGNSFFEKVMNLSNSNIEIKIVCDKLNENLKIAYNSEIYSIIRKILLESGYWSVIASKQNSSQELANNEKLLSLARTFSKKSFKNLYDFTVFLLESIEGYEDEGQAQVARDENTVKLLTIHQAKGLEFKAVFLYGCNQKTQEDSIRAKSLSIDKNYGLLTKVPLSKNYFNTYSSAPIAALYNYTIKRKNAAEVKRLLYVAVTRAINYLFITATHKEFSCKPGTFLHLFSEGLETDFTTDKISLSSQVDYMKFSDDKYESFARTVSLTIPVTTKLDETVSAISAAEQKKEEIIQLTQKINDVPKREIISATKISMFTQCPVKYQLTYELGYSTIYKLIKEKTNDYEFSSNEDDEMRPFGQIKGRLIHAALKDEISGEKLQTFLLSKIAAEDFSENETVRNKFITTIVNDLEQFYKSAGYSEISSSKNYKNEFEIYCEEGEHYLYGIIDRLIIEKDKLIIIDYKTDNITSEQLISRTEDYLPQLKFYAYILSKLFRECDLFELRIIFLKYADHTGSYQINRNDLKIFGTELNEATSKIYSEQFKPNLNHCSKCHYALEGNKCVKLFS, from the coding sequence ATGCACCAGCTTACTCCTCAACAGAAAGAAGCGATCAATTATAAAACGCACATCTCGTTGGCTGCAAATGCCGGCTCAGGAAAGACTTTTGTACTTTCAAAACGATTCGTAGAAATTTTTTTAAATGAAGAGATCGATCTGAGCAGTATCGTTGCAATAACTTTTACAGATAAATCGGCAGGAGAATTAAGTAAAAAAATTGCGAGTGAGGTTGATGAACGAATTGTATCCGAAACCGGTGTTCAGAAAAGGAGAAAACTTGAAAGTTTAAGGCGCCAGCTTGTATCTGCAAACATCTCAACGATCCATTCTTTTTGTATAAATATTTTAAGAGAATTTTCACCTGAGGCAGGAATTGATGCAAATTTTAATCCTATCGATCAAAATACATCCAGTGAACTAATTGAATTAAGCGTTGAAGAAACTATTAACAGCCTGATCGAGAACAAGGAATATTCCGGAGAGTTGAAATATCTGATCCGTTTCTTCGGTTCAAAAAAAATATTTACTCAACAGTTGGAAAATTCGATTAACAAGAGAAGAATCATTGAACAATTAAACGATTCTTTCTACTTAAAAGACGAAAATGAGATTGCCGGTTTGTTCAAGCAGAAATTTCAGAATGAATTTAAAGAATTATTTTCATCCCAAATTATAAATGGGCTTAATATAATTGGAATAATTAATGAATTTGTTCTACGCCAAAAATCAAATAATGAAACCGCTCTGGCAATACTAGAACAGCTCTCGAAATATTCAAAAGAAAAAATACTTGCCGGTCAGCTGGCAATACTAAGCTCAATTAAAAATTTATTGCTTACCAAAACCGATGGCAAATTACGCAACCGGGGATACTTAAGTAAGAACCGCGATGAACTGGAGAAAGAAATAGCAGAAGTTGAATCTCTATTGGCCGACCTAAATGATTTTCTTTCACTCGAAAAAACAGAAGAAGCAGAAAAAGAACTTGCCAACTTTGGTAAAGCATTTATAAAAATTCATCTTTATATGAAGAGTCTCTATACACAAAAAAAGAAGCAAAAAGGATTTCTCGATTTTGAAGATATTCTCCTTTTTACTCAGAAAATATTATTGAGAGACGAAGTGAGGAAATATCTGAGCGATAAATTCAAGTATATAATGATAGATGAATATCAGGATACGAACGAACTTCAATACGAAATATTTATGCCGATACTTGACCACCTGAAAAGCGGAAATTTATTTGTAGTCGGAGATGAGAAGCAGAGTATTTATATGTTCAGGAATGCGGAGCCTGAGGTTTTCGAGCGCACAAAAGAAGAAATTAATCTACCGGAAAATAAAGGACAAATATTAAGTCTGCCGCATAGCTTCAGAATGTCGCCTCAACTGGTTCTATTCACAAATCTGCTTTTCAAAAATTTATTTAAGAATCCAAATCCGCATTTCAACGATGTCGCACAGAGCAGCTTGATTTGCGCTAAGGATGAAACAGAAAAAGGAAACGTTGAATTTCTGCTTGCCGATGAAGATTCAGATGTTACAGAAAGTGAGTTGACCGCGAATAAAATTTTACAACTTGCATCTTTGAAAACAGATAGCGCAATTGCGTTCAAAGAAATTGCGGTTCTATGCCGCAAACGCGATTCATTTGCCGAATTGGAGAAATCATTCGTCAAGCACGGAATACCATTTACAATTGTCGGAGGAAAAGGATTTTACCAGCGGCAAACTATTTATGACATTTATAATTATTTGGCTTTTTTGCTCAATAAAGAAGATGATGCCGCGCTTGTCGGTCTTCTACGATCTCCGTTCTTCAGCCTTTCAGATTTGCAGCTTTATAAAATCTCGCTTGAAAATGGAAACTCGTTCTTCGAAAAAGTAATGAATTTATCGAACTCAAATATCGAAATTAAGATTGTGTGTGATAAGCTAAATGAAAATTTGAAAATTGCATATAACAGTGAAATATATTCAATTATTCGAAAGATACTTTTGGAGAGCGGATATTGGTCCGTAATTGCATCGAAACAAAATTCATCTCAAGAGCTGGCAAACAATGAAAAATTGCTTTCGCTCGCACGGACATTTTCTAAAAAGAGTTTTAAAAATTTATACGACTTCACAGTTTTCTTGCTCGAATCAATTGAAGGTTACGAAGACGAAGGGCAAGCTCAAGTGGCTCGAGATGAAAATACTGTAAAACTTCTTACAATCCATCAAGCAAAAGGACTTGAGTTCAAGGCAGTATTTCTTTACGGTTGCAATCAAAAAACTCAGGAAGATTCAATCCGGGCAAAATCTCTTAGCATTGATAAAAATTACGGATTGCTTACAAAAGTTCCGCTTAGTAAAAATTATTTCAACACTTATTCTTCCGCGCCCATTGCCGCACTTTATAATTATACAATCAAACGGAAAAATGCAGCTGAAGTTAAACGGCTTTTATATGTTGCCGTCACCCGCGCAATTAATTATCTTTTTATAACAGCCACACATAAGGAATTTAGTTGTAAACCCGGTACCTTCTTACATTTGTTTAGTGAAGGACTGGAAACAGATTTTACGACAGATAAAATTAGTCTTTCCTCCCAAGTTGATTACATGAAGTTTTCTGATGATAAATATGAATCATTTGCCAGAACGGTATCACTTACAATTCCGGTAACAACTAAACTTGATGAGACGGTTTCAGCTATCTCAGCGGCGGAGCAGAAGAAAGAAGAAATAATTCAACTCACTCAAAAAATTAATGATGTACCTAAAAGGGAAATAATTTCCGCTACAAAAATTTCGATGTTCACTCAATGTCCGGTTAAATATCAACTAACTTACGAGCTCGGTTACTCTACTATTTACAAGCTAATAAAAGAAAAAACGAATGATTATGAATTCAGCTCGAACGAAGATGATGAAATGCGTCCATTCGGGCAGATTAAAGGGAGACTTATTCACGCAGCTCTCAAAGATGAAATCAGCGGTGAGAAACTTCAAACATTTCTCTTAAGCAAAATTGCTGCAGAGGATTTTTCCGAAAATGAAACAGTAAGAAATAAGTTTATAACAACAATTGTCAATGATCTTGAACAATTTTACAAATCGGCAGGCTATTCCGAAATATCCTCGTCGAAAAATTATAAGAACGAATTTGAAATATATTGTGAAGAGGGAGAACATTATCTCTACGGAATTATTGATAGATTGATCATAGAGAAGGACAAACTGATTATTATTGATTATAAGACGGATAATATTACTTCCGAGCAGTTAATCTCGCGAACAGAAGATTATCTGCCGCAGCTTAAATTCTACGCATACATTCTTTCAAAACTTTTTAGGGAATGCGATCTGTTTGAATTGCGGATTATCTTTCTGAAATATGCCGACCACACGGGCTCATATCAAATTAACCGCAATGATTTAAAAATCTTCGGCACTGAATTGAATGAAGCAACAAGTAAAATTTATTCGGAACAATTTAAGCCGAATTTAAATCATTGTTCTAAATGCCATTATGCATTAGAAGGGAACAAATGCGTAAAATTATTTTCATAA